In a single window of the Pseudogemmatithrix spongiicola genome:
- a CDS encoding efflux RND transporter periplasmic adaptor subunit, which produces MTQRLNLQRPRPVVLLFALVVGVVSLACGGGEATADSAAPLAADSTAESDVVVLDTTSIRLGGIRVAVVDSITTSGLQVTGAITYDANRVSHVGSRTEARVLAVRADLGARVGGDAVLAMLESADVGQLRAEERQGEELVAIAKENFAREQRLESQGISSRKELLLAEAELRRSEAALRSTEERLAVLGAAHDHGAGAAYSLVAPFAGTVVARNVSLGEVVGPTDVLFTVADLSVVWIELDIFERDFARVRAGQSVVVTVSAYPGRRFIGRLAYVGEVLDETKRTVRARVEIPNGNAALKPGMFATASIQVGGGGPAMPVVPQAAVQEVEGRQVVFVPGDAPGEFRPVPVVVGETVDGDRVIILSGLRPGSRVVIAGAFALRSELAKGEIGEHGH; this is translated from the coding sequence GTGACCCAGCGTCTCAACCTCCAGCGACCGCGGCCGGTCGTGCTGCTCTTCGCCCTCGTCGTCGGCGTTGTCTCCCTTGCGTGCGGCGGTGGCGAGGCCACCGCGGACAGCGCGGCACCACTCGCGGCGGACTCGACGGCCGAGTCCGACGTGGTCGTACTCGACACGACGTCCATCCGACTAGGCGGCATTCGCGTCGCCGTCGTGGATTCGATCACCACGAGCGGCCTCCAGGTCACTGGCGCCATCACGTATGATGCCAACCGCGTGAGCCACGTCGGCTCGCGTACCGAAGCGCGCGTGCTGGCGGTGCGCGCCGACCTCGGCGCGCGCGTCGGTGGCGACGCGGTGCTCGCGATGCTCGAGAGCGCGGACGTCGGACAGTTGCGCGCCGAGGAGCGCCAGGGCGAGGAGTTGGTCGCGATCGCAAAGGAGAACTTCGCGCGCGAACAGCGTCTCGAGTCCCAAGGCATCTCGAGCCGGAAGGAGTTGCTGCTCGCTGAAGCCGAGCTGCGTCGCAGCGAGGCGGCGCTTCGCAGCACGGAGGAACGGCTGGCCGTGCTCGGCGCTGCGCACGATCACGGGGCGGGAGCCGCCTACAGTCTGGTCGCGCCCTTCGCGGGCACCGTCGTCGCGCGCAACGTCAGTCTCGGTGAGGTCGTCGGGCCGACCGACGTGTTGTTCACGGTGGCCGATCTGTCCGTGGTCTGGATCGAACTCGACATTTTCGAGCGGGACTTCGCGCGTGTGCGCGCGGGGCAGTCGGTCGTCGTGACCGTGAGCGCATACCCCGGGCGGCGCTTCATCGGGCGCCTCGCGTATGTGGGCGAGGTGTTGGACGAGACCAAGCGCACGGTGCGTGCGCGTGTGGAGATCCCGAACGGGAACGCCGCGCTCAAGCCGGGGATGTTCGCGACCGCGAGCATCCAGGTGGGCGGGGGTGGTCCCGCGATGCCCGTGGTGCCGCAAGCCGCGGTCCAGGAAGTGGAGGGACGCCAAGTGGTGTTCGTGCCCGGCGACGCGCCGGGTGAGTTCCGGCCCGTACCGGTCGTCGTGGGCGAGACGGTGGACGGGGATCGCGTGATCATCCTCAGTGGTCTGCGACCGGGAAGTCGCGTGGTCATCGCTGGCGCGTTCGCGCTTCGGTCCGAACTCGCCAAGGGCGAGATCGGCGAGCACGGCCACTGA
- a CDS encoding efflux RND transporter permease subunit yields the protein MRSLIGFVLNQRLLVLAMTLLLVGVGIWSALALPIDAVPDVTNVQVQINTNAAALPPSEVERQVTLPVELAMFGLPDLEEIRSISKFGLSQVTVVFAEGTDIYFARQQVQERLQLAREEIPPGYGTPEMGPISTGLGEIFQYTVSADSGTGIDATELRTLQDWVVAPQLRAVSGVAEVNAFGGFEKQYQVLVRPEALVQYDLTLPQVLEAIAANNQNAGGGYITRGAEQLVIRGVGQVQDLDQIRNIVVASRGGTPVRVGDLAEVVIGSTIRQGAVTKDGTGEVVTGIVMMRMGQNSRTVVNAVKEKFEVAARTLPPGVRLQPFYDRTDLIGRTIKTVEKNLVEGAILVIVVLFVLLGNFRAALIVAAAIPLSMFFALSMMVKVGIAGSLMSLGAIDFGLVVDGSVVMVENAMRRLGHRKPGDNFLHTVLESCAEVGRPILFGIGIIIVVYLPILTLQGVEGKMFRPMALTVVFALVGSLLLTFLLTPVLISIFLKGKVTEEDVWLVKRAKAIYRPALEWTLANTRRVLIGSGAAVVLALAAVPFLGSEFIPRLDEGSFALQVLRLPSISLEESVRQTTQLEAILLEEFPDEVIDVVAKTGRAEIATDPMGVNISDILVRLAPPEQWTKATDKGELEAVMTEALARIPGLVVSFSQPIELRVNELIAGVRSDLAIKIYGDDLGQLSTTAEQIVAAVAGLPGATGFKAQQLEGLPQLQIAVLPEQLARYGINSADVMQVVEALGGVQVSQVLEGQRRFALTVRFPASVRANAASISRILVSAPNGERVPLGTLAKVEEVGGPAEVSHENGSRLVIVEGNVRGRDIGSFVADVRALFDNGTITLPPGYRPEFGGQFENLERASKRLLLVVPISLLLIFLLLFATFNSLRQAALVFTGIPLATVGGVLALFARGMPFSISAGVGFIALFGIAVLNGVVMVSYINELRQHGRPLDEAVREGGMTRLRPVLMTALVASLGFLPMALSSSAGAEVQRPLATVVIGGLITATLLTLLVLPLLYLLFERRPETAP from the coding sequence ATGCGCTCCCTCATCGGCTTCGTCCTGAATCAACGCCTCCTCGTGCTCGCGATGACCTTGCTGCTGGTCGGCGTGGGTATCTGGAGCGCGTTGGCGCTCCCGATCGACGCGGTACCGGACGTGACCAACGTCCAAGTCCAGATCAATACCAACGCGGCCGCACTGCCGCCGTCGGAGGTGGAGCGTCAGGTGACGCTCCCGGTCGAGCTCGCGATGTTCGGTCTCCCCGACCTCGAGGAGATTCGATCGATCTCCAAGTTCGGGCTCTCGCAGGTCACGGTCGTGTTCGCCGAGGGCACCGACATCTACTTCGCGCGACAGCAGGTGCAGGAGCGACTGCAACTGGCGCGCGAGGAGATCCCACCGGGATACGGCACGCCCGAGATGGGGCCCATCTCGACCGGGCTCGGCGAGATCTTCCAGTACACCGTCTCGGCGGACTCGGGCACCGGCATCGACGCCACTGAGCTGCGCACGCTGCAGGACTGGGTCGTCGCGCCGCAGTTGCGCGCCGTGTCCGGCGTGGCGGAGGTGAACGCGTTCGGTGGGTTCGAGAAGCAATATCAGGTGTTGGTGCGGCCGGAGGCGCTCGTGCAGTACGACCTCACGCTGCCGCAAGTGCTTGAAGCGATCGCCGCGAACAACCAGAACGCGGGCGGCGGCTACATCACGCGCGGTGCCGAGCAGCTCGTCATCCGCGGCGTGGGTCAGGTGCAGGACCTCGACCAGATCCGCAACATCGTGGTCGCGAGCCGCGGCGGGACACCGGTACGGGTGGGCGACCTCGCGGAGGTCGTGATCGGGTCGACCATCCGGCAGGGCGCGGTCACCAAGGACGGGACCGGAGAGGTCGTCACCGGCATCGTGATGATGCGGATGGGACAGAACTCGCGCACGGTCGTCAACGCGGTCAAGGAGAAGTTCGAGGTCGCGGCGCGCACGTTGCCGCCCGGCGTTCGCCTTCAACCCTTCTACGATCGAACCGACTTGATCGGTCGCACGATCAAGACGGTCGAGAAGAACCTCGTCGAGGGTGCCATCCTCGTCATCGTCGTGCTCTTCGTCCTGCTCGGGAACTTCCGCGCGGCCCTGATCGTCGCGGCGGCCATCCCGCTCTCGATGTTCTTCGCCCTCAGCATGATGGTCAAGGTCGGGATCGCCGGGAGCCTGATGAGCCTCGGCGCAATCGACTTCGGGCTCGTCGTCGACGGATCGGTCGTGATGGTCGAGAACGCGATGCGTCGACTCGGCCATCGCAAGCCGGGCGACAACTTCCTGCACACGGTGCTCGAATCGTGCGCCGAGGTGGGCCGCCCGATCCTCTTCGGTATCGGGATCATCATCGTGGTCTACCTGCCGATCCTCACACTGCAAGGCGTCGAAGGGAAGATGTTCCGCCCGATGGCGCTGACGGTGGTGTTCGCGTTGGTCGGATCGCTATTGCTCACGTTCCTGCTCACGCCGGTGCTGATCTCGATCTTCCTCAAGGGCAAGGTGACCGAGGAGGACGTCTGGCTGGTCAAGCGCGCGAAGGCCATCTATCGACCGGCGCTCGAATGGACACTCGCCAACACGCGGCGGGTGCTCATCGGGTCGGGCGCGGCGGTCGTGCTCGCGCTCGCCGCGGTGCCGTTCCTCGGTTCCGAGTTCATCCCGCGACTGGACGAAGGGTCGTTCGCCCTGCAAGTGCTGCGCCTGCCAAGCATATCGCTCGAGGAGTCGGTCCGGCAGACGACGCAGTTGGAGGCGATCCTGCTCGAGGAGTTCCCCGACGAGGTGATCGACGTGGTCGCCAAGACGGGCCGCGCGGAGATCGCGACCGACCCGATGGGCGTGAACATCAGCGACATCCTCGTGCGGCTCGCGCCGCCGGAACAGTGGACGAAGGCGACCGACAAGGGCGAACTCGAAGCCGTGATGACCGAGGCGCTCGCGCGGATCCCTGGCTTGGTGGTGAGCTTCAGCCAGCCGATCGAGCTGCGCGTGAACGAACTCATCGCCGGGGTGCGGAGCGACCTCGCGATCAAGATCTACGGCGATGATCTCGGCCAGCTCAGCACGACCGCGGAGCAGATCGTCGCGGCGGTGGCCGGGCTGCCCGGCGCCACCGGGTTCAAGGCGCAGCAACTCGAGGGGCTGCCGCAACTGCAGATCGCGGTCCTTCCGGAGCAGCTCGCGCGCTACGGCATCAACTCCGCCGATGTGATGCAGGTGGTCGAGGCGCTCGGGGGTGTGCAGGTGTCGCAGGTGCTCGAGGGGCAGCGACGGTTCGCGCTGACCGTGCGCTTCCCTGCGTCGGTGCGCGCGAACGCTGCGTCGATCAGTCGCATCCTGGTGAGTGCCCCGAACGGGGAACGCGTGCCCCTCGGGACGCTGGCCAAGGTGGAGGAGGTCGGCGGGCCCGCCGAGGTGAGTCACGAGAACGGGTCGCGATTGGTGATCGTGGAGGGGAACGTCCGTGGGCGCGACATCGGCAGTTTCGTGGCCGATGTGCGTGCGCTGTTCGACAATGGCACGATCACCCTCCCTCCCGGCTACCGGCCCGAGTTCGGCGGTCAGTTCGAGAATCTGGAGCGCGCGAGCAAGCGCCTCTTGCTCGTGGTGCCGATCTCGCTTCTGCTGATCTTCCTGCTGCTCTTCGCGACCTTCAACTCCTTGCGACAGGCGGCACTCGTGTTCACCGGCATCCCGTTGGCGACCGTCGGCGGCGTGCTCGCGCTCTTCGCGCGCGGGATGCCATTCAGCATCTCGGCGGGCGTCGGGTTCATCGCGCTGTTCGGCATCGCAGTGCTGAACGGGGTGGTGATGGTCTCCTACATCAATGAACTGCGCCAGCACGGCCGTCCGCTCGACGAGGCCGTGCGCGAGGGCGGGATGACCAGGCTGCGTCCCGTGCTCATGACCGCGCTGGTCGCGAGTCTCGGCTTCCTGCCCATGGCGCTCTCGAGCAGCGCTGGCGCGGAGGTGCAGCGGCCGCTCGCGACGGTGGTCATCGGCGGACTCATCACCGCCACGCTGCTCACGCTGCTCGTGCTGCCCCTCTTGTATCTCCTTTTCGAACGTCGACCGGAGACTGCCCCATGA
- a CDS encoding P-II family nitrogen regulator yields the protein MKMVIAYIQPFMSDAVEAALHRIGELSGATFTDVRGFGRGGHADAPASEGVLGTVPKVRVEVVVPAALEDEVVRAIEHAARTGNRGDGKVVVVAVSRALRIATGDEGETAV from the coding sequence ATGAAGATGGTGATCGCATACATCCAACCGTTTATGTCCGATGCGGTGGAGGCAGCGCTGCATCGCATCGGCGAGCTCTCGGGCGCCACGTTCACGGACGTCCGCGGCTTCGGACGCGGCGGTCACGCCGACGCGCCGGCGTCCGAGGGCGTGCTCGGTACGGTGCCCAAGGTGCGCGTGGAGGTGGTCGTGCCCGCTGCGCTCGAGGACGAGGTGGTGCGCGCGATCGAGCACGCCGCGCGCACGGGCAATCGCGGCGATGGGAAGGTCGTCGTGGTCGCGGTGTCGCGCGCGCTGCGGATCGCGACGGGCGATGAGGGCGAGACCGCGGTCTGA